The following proteins come from a genomic window of Rhodopirellula bahusiensis:
- a CDS encoding efflux RND transporter periplasmic adaptor subunit: MMNRKLTATLCVIVSVQCFGLSRTATADEYEAFTEPYRRIQVSSSEMGVVTELKAREGAEVREGQVLAQLDDALLRKTLEVSRAAKDAVGGKTAAEAEVVIREQQVQSYRRLFTQGNATPRELERAENDHRQALARLQSVTEELSVRALEYQRVICQLEQRRILAPSDGVVIALAKEVGEFVSPTDPILLQLVQLDRLKAVFSVPLRRIDSLSDGQSVVVRVGGSRKAVLGTLEHISPVATAESGTVRVRVVLPNENRTLRSGVVCWLDVEASARNIQSKPARISDAPVILSPAVR, encoded by the coding sequence ATGATGAACCGCAAATTGACAGCGACGCTCTGCGTCATCGTTAGCGTGCAGTGCTTTGGCCTTTCTCGCACGGCGACGGCGGACGAGTACGAAGCCTTCACCGAACCCTACCGACGGATTCAAGTCTCGTCGTCGGAGATGGGTGTTGTCACCGAACTGAAAGCTCGCGAAGGCGCCGAAGTTCGCGAAGGCCAGGTTTTGGCCCAGCTCGATGACGCCTTGCTGCGGAAGACACTGGAAGTATCACGAGCCGCGAAGGACGCGGTTGGTGGCAAGACGGCAGCCGAAGCCGAAGTGGTCATTCGGGAACAACAGGTCCAAAGCTATCGCCGCTTGTTCACGCAAGGCAACGCGACGCCCCGTGAGTTGGAACGCGCCGAGAACGATCATCGGCAGGCCCTCGCTCGACTGCAAAGTGTCACTGAAGAACTCTCCGTGCGAGCACTTGAATACCAACGCGTTATCTGCCAGCTGGAACAACGCCGGATCTTGGCACCGTCCGACGGCGTCGTCATCGCTCTGGCCAAAGAAGTCGGCGAGTTTGTTTCGCCAACCGACCCGATCCTGCTGCAGTTAGTTCAACTGGATCGTTTGAAAGCCGTTTTCTCGGTGCCACTGCGACGGATCGATAGTTTGTCAGATGGGCAATCCGTCGTCGTTCGCGTGGGTGGATCACGCAAAGCGGTCTTGGGAACTCTGGAACACATCTCGCCCGTCGCGACTGCCGAATCGGGCACCGTTCGCGTTCGAGTCGTCTTGCCGAACGAAAATCGGACGCTCCGCAGCGGCGTGGTTTGCTGGTTGGACGTAGAAGCATCCGCTCGCAACATTCAATCGAAACCAGCTCGTATCAGTGACGCCCCGGTCATTCTCTCGCCTGCGGTTCGCTAG
- a CDS encoding efflux RND transporter periplasmic adaptor subunit: MSTASTHSPQSLDRDSHHELLHRAETLAAAIELQSTLDTCHEFDEAASIATHSLSEWLRSEGAVLCWRNRPDAGLKCISDHAHGGGTFAANHHRETLAAGEEACLRDGISKVAATEVASSPGTMAMRQWLKAIGSANLLACPLFSPAGKNLGVLLIIDPQERSALSILDAFGPLLSSKLQSIQRLQPTGVEASLVRGIRSFRSTWQRATICILSTIVLLMFLPAHHNIRTNVQLQPVQRRFISVPFDGPLQECMVRPGDIVTAGELLAKINPRELEFELAGLRALHGQADQERRGSMATHDFGKSQIAALEADRLKTQTDLLNHRKDNLEIRSPIDGVIVSGDWKQSEGAPLTRGETLFEIAPVGSMKVEIEIPEEEFAHVRPGMLAQVHTHAMPDRVMHGAITRVHPAATIRDSENVFLAEVTVDDQDGLLRPGMKGRATIYGNKRPIGWIVFHRPWNLMLRWLGV; encoded by the coding sequence GTGTCCACCGCATCGACTCATTCGCCGCAATCGCTCGATCGTGATTCTCATCACGAGTTGCTGCATCGCGCCGAAACGTTGGCGGCGGCAATTGAACTGCAATCCACTCTCGACACATGTCACGAATTTGATGAAGCCGCATCCATCGCCACCCATTCGCTCAGCGAGTGGTTGCGATCCGAAGGCGCGGTTCTGTGCTGGAGAAATCGACCCGACGCCGGCCTGAAGTGCATCAGCGATCACGCACATGGCGGCGGCACATTCGCGGCCAATCACCATCGCGAAACGTTGGCAGCGGGAGAGGAGGCTTGCCTGCGAGACGGGATCAGCAAAGTTGCGGCCACGGAGGTTGCCTCTTCGCCCGGTACGATGGCGATGCGGCAATGGTTGAAAGCCATCGGTTCCGCGAATTTGCTGGCGTGTCCGCTGTTCAGTCCAGCCGGCAAGAACCTCGGCGTGTTGCTGATCATCGATCCGCAAGAACGTTCCGCCCTCTCGATTCTAGATGCCTTTGGGCCGCTGCTATCCAGTAAGTTGCAAAGCATTCAGCGTCTGCAACCGACCGGTGTGGAAGCCTCGTTGGTCAGAGGAATTCGCTCGTTTCGTTCGACATGGCAACGCGCAACCATCTGCATTCTTTCGACGATCGTGCTGTTGATGTTCCTTCCGGCGCACCACAACATTCGCACCAACGTTCAACTGCAACCGGTCCAACGTCGCTTCATCTCGGTTCCGTTCGACGGTCCCTTGCAAGAGTGCATGGTGCGTCCGGGTGACATCGTGACCGCGGGCGAATTGCTGGCCAAGATCAACCCTCGCGAATTGGAATTCGAGCTGGCGGGCTTACGAGCACTCCACGGACAAGCGGACCAGGAACGACGCGGTTCGATGGCGACGCATGACTTTGGCAAGAGCCAAATCGCGGCGTTGGAAGCCGATCGTTTAAAGACACAAACTGACCTCTTGAACCATCGCAAGGACAACCTTGAAATCCGCAGTCCCATCGATGGCGTTATCGTCAGCGGTGATTGGAAGCAATCCGAGGGTGCACCGCTGACACGCGGCGAAACGCTGTTTGAGATCGCACCGGTCGGCTCAATGAAGGTCGAAATCGAAATTCCCGAAGAAGAATTCGCTCACGTTCGTCCGGGGATGCTGGCTCAGGTTCACACCCATGCGATGCCGGATCGAGTGATGCATGGGGCGATCACACGAGTCCACCCCGCCGCCACGATTCGAGATTCGGAGAACGTGTTTTTGGCCGAGGTCACGGTGGACGATCAAGACGGTTTGCTGCGACCGGGAATGAAAGGTCGTGCAACGATCTATGGCAACAAACGTCCGATCGGTTGGATCGTTTTTCACCGTCCTTGGAACCTGATGCTTCGCTGGTTGGGCGTGTGA